A single Tenacibaculum sp. 190524A02b DNA region contains:
- a CDS encoding DNA repair ATPase, whose protein sequence is MENQHTSQQLDGGTYEIIQGRLQKQKQNLQERLHELNDARKHVFGTIETKLIANDRINTENNCIARDIVSLGNTSIFGYNVHFGLRTDIKLSDVFSIYEFKEGHFQVQSLGLLNDAIFLDDFTNLYKYYRNTIFSKFAIIGNYLYMIFQLSENKNDIKAFKWLINENTLQYIDNRSEHEYKFPTQHEFKWQEVTRDMHRYGTHSHISILDKIFVETIGGDLTIKIEDNTDDGRGILSEPVEHVDQTLDDGQFRFGDLGNLITLEVKPFQETPRYFVYNHKLQEVQKIDSIKDTAVQLPDDQGIIFPNGYYLQTGEYKLFENDAKEVKFQEKIISPNGEDFLYVFYATIRGLYILMSYNIIEQEVKTPIICNGFTVLENGELCYFRTENEQTKHHVVQIWQTPYLKGDLMPSQHQDTLLYKIGNKDIVRAMAECHELIVLLNKEDNYTGLYNDIAKISKDINDTYYWLPEKETHELNIPISEINNAANAAIDEFEKVVQLKKQAEKETNTINIKSDELFSKIKSTSFKSIDDFVQLLSQLRSLRGEVISLHDIRYINTQHLQSLEEQVAEQNTLISKRCVQFLLDDKALTPYHIRVEEKQEALNSIKKVIDAKALEKEVNQITGDLEMLIDIVSNLEIEDTSQSTKIIDNISLIFASLNQLKSGIKNTIKSLGSKEAKADFIAQLKLIDQSIINYIDMANTPEKCDEFLTKTSIQLEELEGKFADFEEFITQIIEKREEIHNAFDGRKNSLIEQRNKRTTALQTASERIIKGVNKKALSFTTVEDINGYFAADLMINKVRDIINQLKELDDIGKAEAIETQLKVAKEDALRKLKDKQELYEDGDSVIKLGKHKFGVNKQVLDLTIVYKNEQLFYHLTGTDFYEEIKNDTLLNSKKYWNQELVSENNVVYRSSYLAYKLFKKFPEEQLINLSEKELLSLIQKESSNLYAEGYVKGVHDVDAAKILHVLTHKHHELGLLTFKPNNRAYAQYFWYSLTEEIQKNYNETIKASGEVLRVFPNSTAYDFIITDLKDALTAFAKESQLFSEEKTTLIATYLFNELQLNDTFQVSTDAVSIKEHFVKTLDKQNALHKFKSGIQKLEKYTDKIQLATQWVTSFILEKQPTLQQYIHEVVCSLLFEDLSISSTVSVHPTTTIKDLKGNHTSITDGKLEFNYHEFIETLNHFSITEVSNFNTYREAKHDITEELKENLKLEEFKPRVLSSFVRNKLIDQVYFPIIGDNLAKQLGTVGDNKRTDRMGMLLLISPPGYGKTTLMEYISNRLGLVFMKINGPAIGHEVTSVDPMSANNSATREELKKLNLAFEMGDNVMLYLDDIQHCNPEFLQKFISLSDGTRKIEGVYNGKPKTYDLRGKKFCVIMAGNPYTESGDKFQIPDMLANRADIYNLGDIIGDTEHLFKLSLIENALTSNPALHQLSSKYFDDVYALIDKVENNTQEVNLKGNHTKQEVQDYTAVLEKVITVRDTILKVNQAYIQSAAMDDSYRTEPSFKLQGSYRDMNKLVAKIVPIMNDEELQRLLLSHYESESQTLTSAAEANLLKYKELINQLNTEETERWNTIKEIFIKNNKLKGLGNKNEMAQILSQMMAFTENLEGIKAVLQKGLEK, encoded by the coding sequence ATGGAAAACCAACATACATCTCAACAATTAGACGGTGGTACTTATGAAATTATTCAAGGTAGATTGCAAAAACAAAAGCAAAATCTACAAGAACGATTGCATGAGTTAAATGACGCAAGAAAACACGTTTTTGGTACCATAGAAACCAAATTAATTGCTAATGATAGAATTAATACCGAAAACAATTGTATTGCTAGAGATATTGTTTCTTTAGGTAATACTTCAATTTTTGGATACAACGTACACTTTGGGCTTAGAACCGACATTAAGCTGTCAGATGTATTTAGTATTTATGAATTCAAAGAAGGTCATTTTCAAGTTCAATCCTTAGGCTTGCTTAATGATGCTATTTTCTTGGATGACTTTACCAATCTTTATAAATACTACAGAAACACTATTTTTTCTAAGTTCGCTATTATTGGGAATTATTTATATATGATTTTCCAATTAAGTGAAAATAAAAACGACATTAAAGCTTTTAAATGGTTAATCAATGAAAATACACTTCAATATATTGATAATAGAAGTGAGCATGAATATAAGTTCCCTACTCAACATGAGTTTAAATGGCAAGAGGTAACGCGTGATATGCACCGTTATGGAACGCATTCTCATATTTCAATCTTAGACAAGATTTTTGTTGAAACCATTGGTGGTGATTTAACTATTAAAATTGAAGACAATACTGATGATGGTAGAGGTATTTTATCAGAACCTGTAGAACATGTTGATCAAACTTTAGATGATGGACAGTTTCGTTTTGGTGATTTAGGAAACTTAATTACACTGGAAGTAAAACCTTTTCAAGAAACTCCTCGTTATTTTGTTTACAACCACAAACTTCAAGAAGTACAAAAAATTGACAGTATAAAAGATACAGCTGTTCAATTACCAGATGATCAAGGTATTATTTTCCCTAATGGTTATTACCTACAAACTGGAGAATATAAATTATTTGAAAATGATGCTAAAGAAGTTAAGTTTCAAGAAAAAATAATTTCTCCTAATGGTGAAGATTTTTTATACGTTTTCTACGCAACTATCCGTGGACTATACATTTTAATGTCCTACAACATTATAGAACAAGAAGTAAAAACGCCTATTATTTGTAATGGTTTTACCGTATTAGAAAATGGAGAACTTTGTTATTTCCGTACAGAAAATGAACAGACCAAACACCATGTAGTTCAAATTTGGCAAACTCCTTATTTAAAAGGTGATTTAATGCCTTCACAACATCAAGATACCTTATTATATAAAATAGGAAACAAAGACATTGTTCGTGCTATGGCGGAATGTCATGAACTTATTGTATTACTTAATAAAGAAGATAATTACACAGGTTTATATAACGATATTGCTAAGATATCTAAAGATATTAATGATACTTATTATTGGCTTCCTGAAAAAGAAACACATGAACTTAATATTCCTATTTCTGAAATTAACAATGCCGCTAATGCCGCTATTGATGAATTTGAGAAAGTAGTTCAACTGAAAAAGCAAGCTGAGAAGGAAACAAATACCATCAACATCAAATCTGATGAATTATTTAGTAAAATAAAAAGTACTTCATTTAAATCGATAGATGATTTTGTACAATTATTAAGTCAACTACGTTCTTTGCGAGGCGAAGTGATTAGTTTGCATGACATTCGTTATATAAACACCCAACATTTACAAAGCTTAGAAGAGCAAGTAGCTGAACAAAATACACTTATTTCTAAACGATGCGTTCAGTTTTTATTAGATGATAAAGCATTAACCCCATACCATATTCGTGTTGAAGAGAAACAAGAAGCTTTAAATTCGATAAAAAAAGTAATTGATGCAAAGGCTTTAGAAAAAGAAGTCAATCAAATTACTGGTGATTTAGAAATGTTAATTGATATTGTTTCTAATTTAGAAATTGAAGACACTTCACAATCAACCAAAATAATAGATAATATTTCTTTGATTTTCGCTAGTTTAAATCAGTTAAAATCGGGAATCAAAAACACTATAAAAAGCTTAGGGAGTAAAGAAGCAAAAGCCGACTTTATAGCCCAACTAAAGTTAATAGATCAAAGCATTATTAACTATATAGACATGGCAAACACACCTGAAAAGTGTGACGAATTCCTAACTAAAACCTCTATTCAATTAGAAGAGTTAGAAGGTAAGTTTGCCGATTTTGAAGAATTTATTACCCAAATAATAGAAAAACGTGAAGAAATTCACAATGCTTTTGACGGAAGAAAAAACAGCTTAATTGAGCAACGAAATAAAAGAACCACTGCTTTACAAACAGCCTCTGAACGTATTATAAAAGGTGTTAACAAAAAAGCGTTATCGTTTACAACCGTTGAAGATATTAATGGATATTTTGCTGCCGACTTAATGATTAATAAAGTAAGAGACATTATTAATCAATTAAAAGAGCTTGACGATATTGGAAAAGCAGAAGCCATTGAAACCCAATTAAAAGTTGCTAAAGAAGATGCTTTACGAAAATTAAAAGATAAACAAGAACTGTATGAAGATGGTGATAGTGTTATAAAATTAGGCAAGCATAAGTTTGGAGTTAATAAACAGGTTTTAGACTTAACGATTGTATATAAAAACGAGCAGCTTTTTTACCATTTAACTGGTACTGACTTTTACGAAGAAATTAAAAACGATACTTTACTTAATTCTAAAAAGTATTGGAATCAAGAATTAGTTTCAGAAAATAACGTTGTGTATCGTTCTTCTTACTTGGCTTATAAATTATTTAAAAAATTTCCTGAAGAGCAATTAATCAATCTTTCTGAAAAAGAGTTACTGAGTTTAATACAAAAAGAAAGTAGTAATTTATATGCTGAAGGGTATGTAAAAGGTGTACACGATGTTGATGCTGCTAAAATTTTACATGTATTAACTCACAAACATCATGAGTTAGGCTTACTTACTTTTAAACCAAATAACAGAGCATATGCTCAGTATTTTTGGTACTCTTTAACTGAAGAAATACAGAAAAACTATAACGAAACTATTAAAGCCTCTGGAGAAGTACTACGTGTTTTTCCTAATAGTACTGCTTATGATTTTATTATTACAGATTTAAAAGATGCTTTGACTGCATTTGCTAAAGAGTCACAACTTTTTTCTGAGGAAAAAACAACATTAATAGCTACCTATTTATTTAATGAATTACAACTTAATGATACTTTTCAGGTGAGTACCGATGCAGTTTCTATTAAAGAACATTTTGTTAAGACCTTAGATAAACAAAACGCTTTACATAAGTTTAAATCCGGCATTCAAAAGCTTGAAAAATATACAGACAAGATTCAATTGGCTACCCAATGGGTTACTTCTTTTATTTTAGAAAAACAACCTACGTTACAACAATATATACATGAGGTTGTTTGCTCACTTTTATTTGAAGATCTTTCTATTTCTTCTACAGTAAGTGTGCATCCAACAACAACTATCAAAGATTTAAAAGGGAATCATACTTCAATAACAGATGGTAAGTTAGAATTCAATTACCATGAATTTATTGAAACTCTTAATCATTTCTCTATTACTGAAGTTAGTAATTTTAACACCTACAGAGAAGCAAAACACGATATAACCGAAGAATTAAAAGAAAACTTAAAGCTTGAAGAATTTAAACCTAGAGTCTTATCTTCTTTTGTTAGAAATAAATTAATAGATCAGGTATATTTTCCTATTATTGGAGATAACCTTGCCAAACAGTTAGGTACGGTTGGTGATAATAAGCGTACCGATAGAATGGGAATGTTATTATTAATTTCTCCACCTGGATATGGTAAAACTACCTTAATGGAATACATATCAAACCGATTAGGCTTGGTATTTATGAAAATTAACGGTCCTGCAATTGGACATGAAGTTACTTCCGTTGATCCAATGAGTGCAAACAATTCTGCTACAAGAGAAGAACTGAAGAAGTTAAATCTTGCTTTTGAGATGGGCGACAATGTAATGTTATATCTAGACGATATTCAACATTGTAATCCTGAGTTTTTACAAAAGTTTATTTCTTTATCGGATGGAACTCGTAAAATTGAAGGGGTTTATAATGGTAAACCTAAAACTTATGATTTACGTGGTAAAAAGTTTTGTGTAATTATGGCTGGAAATCCATATACCGAAAGTGGTGATAAATTCCAAATTCCAGACATGTTAGCCAACAGAGCAGACATTTATAATTTAGGTGATATTATTGGAGATACGGAACATTTATTCAAATTGAGTTTAATTGAAAATGCACTTACCTCCAACCCTGCTCTTCACCAATTAAGTAGCAAGTACTTTGATGACGTATATGCCTTAATTGATAAAGTTGAAAACAATACACAAGAAGTTAATTTAAAAGGAAATCATACCAAACAAGAAGTACAAGACTACACTGCTGTTTTAGAAAAGGTAATTACCGTTAGAGATACTATTTTAAAAGTGAATCAAGCATACATTCAATCTGCGGCTATGGATGATTCTTACAGAACAGAACCTTCTTTTAAATTACAAGGTTCGTATCGTGATATGAATAAACTGGTGGCTAAAATTGTTCCTATTATGAATGATGAAGAATTGCAACGTTTATTATTATCTCATTATGAAAGTGAATCACAAACCTTAACCTCGGCAGCTGAAGCTAATTTATTAAAGTACAAAGAACTCATTAATCAATTAAACACAGAAGAAACTGAGCGTTGGAATACCATTAAAGAGATTTTTATAAAAAACAACAAACTAAAAGGTTTGGGTAATAAAAATGAAATGGCACAAATATTAAGTCAAATGATGGCTTTTACGGAGAATTTAGAAGGTATTAAAGCAGTTTTACAAAAAGGATTAGAAAAGTAA
- a CDS encoding flotillin family protein — protein MDLIFQIAGIGLGLILFLIILYFALVAMFYKKVPQGKALVRTGFKGAKIATDKGLYVVPVFHRVETMDISVKKIEIERLGSDGLVCKDNLRADIKVAFFIRINEDVKDIKKVAETIGCERASHIDTLKDLFEAKFSEALKTVGKKFNFTELYEARRKFRDEIKDIILVDLNGYVLDDCAIDYLEQTPVSYLKADNILDSEGIKKITELTAAQNIKANLIKRDEEKVIRKQDVEAREAILELDKQLAEKEEQQKREIANIKAREEAETLKVAEEERLKSESARIATEEKVQVAEENKQRQVIVAEKNKIRTEAVEAERVEKDRMLEATERERIVTLAQIEKEKVVEVEKKNIQDVIRDRVMLEKGVVEEQENMKDIEAFKTADREKQVKITIAEANAEEALIKTIKEAEAQKEAAKQKAEEINIEAQAQKEASEKEAEARKTLAEAQAKEEATIGMSEAQVMHAKADAHERQGLVEATIIEKKAKAEAAGTLAKAQALKEEGIAEAEVIKEKALAKATGDKEIALAEAAGIEEKAEAMKKLDGVGKEHEEFKLRLEKELKVDLAHINVQKDIADAQAQVIGDALKAANIDIVGGETMFFDQIIGQITKAKGFDRLVQHSDNIQDVKDAILGSDDVKGNLLDKVKGFATKYGISTEDIKNLTVANLLMDLKGKATNTDDENLFSNLFNLAKGLGLSDKKLS, from the coding sequence ATGGATTTAATATTTCAAATTGCAGGAATCGGCTTAGGTTTAATCCTTTTCCTTATCATTCTTTATTTTGCACTTGTTGCAATGTTTTACAAAAAAGTACCTCAAGGAAAAGCTCTAGTTCGTACTGGTTTTAAGGGAGCAAAAATTGCTACTGACAAAGGCCTTTACGTTGTTCCTGTTTTCCATCGCGTTGAAACAATGGATATTTCTGTTAAAAAAATTGAAATTGAACGACTGGGATCTGATGGACTAGTTTGTAAAGATAATCTTAGAGCTGATATTAAAGTAGCTTTTTTTATTCGTATAAATGAAGATGTTAAAGACATTAAAAAAGTAGCTGAAACTATTGGCTGTGAAAGAGCTTCTCACATTGACACTTTAAAAGATTTATTTGAAGCTAAATTTTCTGAAGCTTTAAAAACTGTTGGAAAAAAATTTAATTTCACAGAATTATATGAAGCAAGAAGAAAGTTCCGTGATGAAATAAAAGATATTATTCTTGTTGATCTTAACGGATATGTACTAGATGACTGTGCTATTGACTACTTAGAACAAACACCAGTTTCTTATTTAAAAGCTGATAATATTTTAGATTCAGAAGGTATTAAGAAAATTACTGAGCTAACTGCTGCTCAAAATATCAAGGCTAACTTAATAAAGCGTGATGAGGAAAAAGTTATCCGTAAGCAAGATGTAGAAGCTCGTGAAGCTATTTTAGAATTAGACAAACAATTAGCTGAAAAAGAAGAACAGCAAAAACGTGAAATAGCCAACATTAAAGCACGTGAAGAAGCGGAAACATTAAAAGTTGCTGAAGAAGAGCGATTAAAATCTGAAAGTGCTAGAATTGCTACGGAAGAAAAAGTACAAGTTGCGGAAGAAAACAAACAACGTCAAGTTATTGTTGCTGAGAAAAACAAAATTCGTACAGAAGCTGTAGAGGCTGAACGTGTTGAAAAAGACAGAATGCTAGAAGCTACTGAAAGAGAACGTATTGTTACATTGGCACAAATAGAAAAGGAAAAAGTAGTAGAAGTTGAAAAGAAAAACATTCAAGATGTAATTCGTGATCGTGTTATGCTAGAAAAAGGCGTAGTTGAAGAGCAAGAAAACATGAAAGATATTGAAGCTTTTAAAACTGCGGATCGTGAAAAACAAGTTAAAATTACCATTGCAGAAGCAAATGCAGAAGAAGCTTTAATTAAAACTATTAAAGAAGCTGAAGCTCAAAAAGAAGCCGCAAAACAAAAAGCAGAAGAAATTAATATTGAGGCACAAGCTCAAAAAGAAGCTAGTGAAAAAGAAGCTGAAGCTAGAAAAACATTAGCAGAAGCACAAGCTAAAGAAGAAGCTACTATTGGGATGTCTGAAGCACAAGTAATGCACGCTAAAGCTGATGCACATGAACGCCAAGGATTGGTAGAAGCTACTATTATAGAGAAAAAAGCAAAAGCGGAAGCTGCTGGAACTTTAGCTAAAGCACAAGCTTTAAAAGAAGAAGGTATTGCTGAAGCAGAAGTTATTAAAGAAAAAGCCTTAGCTAAAGCAACAGGTGATAAAGAGATTGCATTAGCAGAAGCTGCTGGTATTGAAGAAAAAGCTGAAGCTATGAAGAAACTTGACGGTGTTGGTAAAGAGCACGAAGAATTCAAGTTACGTTTAGAGAAAGAATTAAAAGTAGATTTAGCACACATCAACGTTCAAAAAGACATTGCAGATGCACAAGCGCAGGTTATTGGTGATGCTTTAAAAGCGGCTAACATTGATATTGTAGGTGGTGAAACCATGTTCTTTGATCAGATTATTGGACAAATTACTAAAGCGAAAGGATTTGACAGATTAGTTCAACATAGTGACAATATTCAAGATGTAAAAGATGCTATTTTAGGAAGCGATGATGTAAAAGGGAATTTACTTGATAAAGTAAAAGGTTTTGCTACTAAGTACGGAATCTCTACTGAAGACATCAAAAACTTAACCGTTGCTAATCTTTTAATGGACTTAAAAGGAAAAGCTACTAATACAGATGATGAAAACTTATTCAGTAATCTTTTTAACCTAGCTAAAGGTTTAGGGTTATCTGACAAAAAGTTATCATAA